In one window of Leptospira sp. WS92.C1 DNA:
- a CDS encoding ThiF family adenylyltransferase, which yields MSEKYLSIGDVVSEAIITDLHIEFARRIFQAIEKSENFSFIEIRRIVHQDDPKETEIIIVDCINSEIQSRNKVGIKNRERLAIAFTAGNDVPFDVYPLRIDFPNKVLHLNHAIPGLPRSLCLFFEPWEEVERKLTPEIFLQRISWWLIKSSNNTLHRGDQPLEQLYFSSPIELILPPDYREKCDDRSKTLYLKDFNPNDSSAPLKADFRDLFDSSKIINFFCLTLDPVKHTNVYSFPETLGQLHDQFMERGANLIEKLKEEYLRIVTDKGIIDSPNLPYTIILLTVPRINIEGGLSSKPDQFAFYLQCPSGKLGMLCGSLLRNGAGPYYKETLNFARPSKAEEWKTVELIPIEIVQAITREFAQKTSDFNSTKSDFRGVLIGAGSLGGSISQFWAKGAWGYWTIIDNDKIKAHNVIRHIASEQDIGKAKALVVSDKMNEHFAPGYSKHLPICDKITPHNIEKVIPTLKDGNLIVDATATNHVIRDLAIADELPRSCSIFLSPSGHGSVILLEDSYRKVRLDYLELIYYRGLLSDDWGEHFLQKEHSELVIGSGCRDISFVLSFEQIEFHSSLISRQLRLRSENTEASVSIWKMNDHTGELFTKSLEIFTPIIKIFKDWSLLLDNWIVEKLKSEREKNLPSETGGIIIGYIDQKLKRLYVTDILTAPKDSEASPTGFIRGIEGLSEDLKKIKTRTSNNVSYIGEWHSHPQNSNAIPSPTDLMLVTKFSEIMAEDGLPHLMIIIAEDDITFSFSAAS from the coding sequence ATGAGCGAAAAATATCTTTCAATTGGAGACGTCGTTTCTGAAGCAATAATAACTGATCTTCATATCGAATTTGCCAGAAGAATATTTCAAGCAATCGAAAAATCGGAAAACTTTAGTTTCATTGAAATTCGCAGAATCGTCCATCAAGATGATCCAAAAGAAACTGAGATAATAATTGTCGACTGCATCAATTCTGAAATTCAAAGCAGAAATAAAGTTGGAATAAAAAACCGGGAACGTCTTGCTATTGCGTTTACAGCTGGTAATGATGTTCCTTTCGATGTATATCCTTTACGAATAGATTTTCCCAACAAAGTTCTTCATTTAAATCACGCCATCCCAGGGCTACCAAGATCTCTTTGTTTATTTTTCGAACCCTGGGAAGAAGTAGAACGAAAACTCACACCGGAGATTTTTTTACAACGAATATCCTGGTGGCTGATTAAATCTTCTAATAATACGTTGCATAGAGGAGATCAACCACTTGAGCAGTTATATTTCTCAAGCCCAATTGAGTTGATTCTTCCACCCGACTATCGCGAAAAGTGTGATGATCGAAGTAAAACGCTCTATCTAAAGGATTTTAATCCAAACGATTCTTCAGCTCCGTTAAAAGCTGACTTTAGAGATCTATTTGATTCTTCAAAAATTATTAATTTTTTTTGTCTTACGTTGGATCCTGTAAAACATACTAACGTATATTCATTCCCGGAGACATTAGGGCAGCTTCATGATCAGTTTATGGAACGAGGAGCTAATTTAATTGAAAAACTTAAAGAAGAGTATTTAAGAATAGTTACAGATAAAGGGATAATTGATTCTCCAAATCTACCCTATACTATCATACTTTTAACAGTTCCTAGAATCAATATTGAAGGTGGACTAAGTTCTAAACCAGATCAATTTGCATTCTATTTGCAATGCCCTTCTGGTAAACTTGGAATGCTATGTGGTTCGTTACTTAGGAATGGAGCTGGACCTTATTATAAAGAAACTCTGAACTTTGCGAGGCCAAGCAAAGCTGAAGAGTGGAAGACTGTCGAGCTGATTCCTATCGAAATTGTCCAAGCAATTACAAGAGAATTCGCTCAAAAGACATCTGATTTTAATTCTACCAAATCAGATTTTCGTGGAGTCCTTATCGGCGCAGGCTCTCTTGGCGGGTCTATATCACAGTTTTGGGCAAAAGGAGCCTGGGGTTATTGGACGATAATTGATAACGATAAAATAAAAGCACACAATGTTATTCGACATATCGCAAGCGAACAAGATATAGGCAAAGCAAAAGCGCTTGTTGTATCTGATAAAATGAACGAACACTTTGCACCAGGATATTCAAAACATCTACCGATTTGCGATAAAATAACACCTCATAATATCGAAAAAGTTATACCGACTTTAAAGGATGGAAACTTAATCGTTGATGCTACAGCCACTAATCATGTAATTCGAGATTTAGCAATCGCAGATGAGCTGCCGAGGAGTTGTTCCATTTTTCTTTCACCGTCTGGACATGGATCTGTCATTCTCTTGGAAGATTCTTATCGAAAAGTCCGGTTAGATTATCTAGAATTAATCTACTACAGAGGATTGCTCAGTGATGATTGGGGAGAACATTTTTTACAAAAAGAACATTCGGAATTAGTTATCGGATCGGGTTGCCGCGATATTTCTTTTGTCCTTTCCTTTGAACAGATCGAATTTCATTCTTCTTTGATTTCTCGACAATTAAGACTTCGATCAGAAAACACGGAAGCATCAGTTTCTATTTGGAAAATGAACGATCATACAGGAGAGTTATTTACCAAATCCTTAGAAATTTTTACTCCTATAATTAAGATTTTTAAGGATTGGTCTCTCTTATTAGATAACTGGATCGTTGAAAAATTAAAATCGGAAAGAGAAAAGAATCTCCCGAGTGAAACAGGAGGAATCATCATCGGATACATAGATCAAAAATTAAAAAGACTTTATGTTACTGATATTCTCACTGCTCCGAAAGATAGCGAAGCATCTCCCACAGGTTTTATCCGTGGAATAGAAGGACTATCTGAAGATCTAAAAAAAATTAAAACTCGCACAAGTAATAATGTCAGTTATATCGGTGAATGGCATTCCCATCCCCAAAATTCAAATGCTATACCAAGCCCGACCGACCTAATGTTGGTTACAAAATTCTCTGAAATTATGGCGGAAGACGGACTCCCTCATCTAATGATTATCATTGCTGAAGACGATATTACTTTTTCGTTTAGTGCCGCAAGTTAA
- a CDS encoding helix-turn-helix transcriptional regulator, which translates to MDINSLIAEKIKELRESSFNGAGISQTELANKLNKAPNTISRWETGEYKPKIEDLYELSKFFKVSILNFFPPEADGIEGKSEIEEEKNEIELLFRSNKSLDDRDFAEIKNFVEFQIAKKQLLDASKKKSSGRKRKDAAGSQ; encoded by the coding sequence GTGGACATAAACTCTCTCATAGCAGAAAAAATTAAAGAATTACGAGAATCTAGCTTCAATGGAGCCGGAATCTCCCAGACGGAGCTTGCAAATAAGTTGAATAAAGCTCCAAATACAATATCTAGATGGGAAACGGGGGAATATAAACCTAAAATAGAGGACTTGTATGAGCTTTCTAAATTCTTTAAAGTTTCAATTTTAAATTTTTTCCCACCTGAAGCTGATGGCATTGAAGGGAAAAGTGAAATTGAAGAAGAGAAGAATGAGATCGAACTTTTGTTTCGGAGCAATAAATCATTGGATGACAGAGATTTCGCTGAAATAAAAAATTTTGTAGAATTTCAAATCGCAAAGAAACAATTGTTAGATGCTTCAAAGAAAAAATCTTCCGGGAGAAAAAGAAAGGATGCAGCAGGATCGCAATGA
- a CDS encoding ImmA/IrrE family metallo-endopeptidase has translation MLQRKNLPGEKERMQQDRNEYYNKVKLKAAEIREKYNLSGPRILPKQIISILKKEGVNKVELWKDFKRVRGAYIINRDGSTTVAINSNLPRDPKAFTLAHELKHHLMDRNLGRIICSLSNVAEEIEIGAEIFATELIYPQQLFLDHMLLMGINKDNFEPRHIVELKKGNDTTLSYQSLAKRTTFLKIAPKGSLDNIKWKKLEEQIYGIPQYKKFRSRGKHIA, from the coding sequence ATGCTTCAAAGAAAAAATCTTCCGGGAGAAAAAGAAAGGATGCAGCAGGATCGCAATGAATATTATAATAAAGTCAAATTGAAAGCTGCTGAGATAAGAGAAAAATATAACTTATCTGGTCCGAGGATTCTTCCAAAGCAAATCATAAGCATTCTCAAGAAAGAAGGTGTTAACAAAGTTGAGCTTTGGAAAGACTTTAAAAGAGTTAGAGGAGCTTATATTATCAATCGCGATGGATCCACTACGGTTGCTATTAATAGCAATCTCCCGCGCGATCCAAAAGCCTTTACACTCGCACACGAATTAAAACACCATTTAATGGATCGAAACCTGGGACGTATAATTTGTTCCTTAAGCAACGTAGCTGAAGAAATAGAAATTGGAGCTGAGATTTTTGCGACGGAGTTAATATATCCGCAACAACTTTTTTTAGACCATATGTTACTCATGGGGATTAACAAAGATAACTTTGAACCTCGGCATATTGTAGAGTTAAAAAAAGGAAATGATACTACATTGAGCTACCAATCTTTGGCTAAGAGAACTACGTTTTTGAAGATAGCGCCTAAAGGAAGCCTTGATAACATTAAATGGAAAAAGCTTGAAGAACAAATCTACGGGATACCGCAATATAAAAAATTCCGGAGTCGTGGAAAACATATAGCTTAA
- a CDS encoding IS256 family transposase produces the protein MSKPKNRAEELLDELIKGKTPEELIGNEGLLKQLTKSLVERAMEGEMTHHLGYEKNASTGNNSGNSRNGKSSKKLKGDFGSIDLEVPRDRNGSFEPQIIQKGQTRFTGFDEKIISMYSRGMTTREISGHLKEIYQVEVSADLISQVTDSVMETVIEWQNRPLDKVYPILIMDALIVKVRDGNHVVNKAFYLALGINLQGTKEILGIWVERTEGAKFWLQILTDLKNRGVEDILIACVDGLKGFPDTIISVFPNAQVQLCIVHMVRNSLKWVSYKQKKELVIDLKAIYKSPSEEIAKKSLDDFSAKWDSQYPMISKSWRSNWESVIPFLAYPPNIRKAIYTTNAIESMNMGLRKIIKNRGSFPTDEAAVKLLYLALNNMSKKWTMPIQDWGKAMNQFSIIFGDRLKLDSF, from the coding sequence ATGAGCAAACCAAAGAATCGAGCTGAAGAACTTCTCGATGAGTTAATCAAAGGTAAGACCCCGGAAGAGCTGATCGGAAACGAAGGACTTTTAAAACAACTCACCAAATCGCTTGTTGAACGAGCGATGGAAGGAGAGATGACACATCACCTTGGATATGAGAAGAACGCCTCGACTGGCAATAACTCAGGCAATTCTCGAAATGGAAAAAGTAGCAAAAAGCTCAAAGGAGACTTTGGCTCTATCGATTTGGAAGTTCCTCGAGATAGGAACGGAAGTTTCGAACCTCAGATCATTCAGAAAGGACAGACACGCTTTACGGGATTCGATGAAAAGATCATCTCGATGTATTCTCGTGGAATGACAACTCGAGAAATTTCCGGACATCTCAAAGAAATCTACCAAGTCGAAGTCTCAGCGGATCTAATTTCTCAAGTAACGGATTCCGTAATGGAAACGGTGATCGAGTGGCAGAACCGCCCCTTGGACAAAGTGTATCCGATTCTCATTATGGATGCGCTGATCGTGAAGGTAAGAGATGGCAATCACGTCGTGAACAAAGCCTTTTATTTGGCTTTAGGAATCAATCTACAGGGCACAAAGGAGATTCTTGGGATCTGGGTAGAAAGAACCGAAGGAGCAAAGTTCTGGCTTCAGATTTTAACCGATTTAAAGAATCGAGGAGTCGAAGATATTTTAATCGCTTGTGTCGACGGACTAAAAGGATTTCCGGATACGATCATATCAGTCTTTCCTAATGCACAAGTTCAGCTTTGTATTGTTCATATGGTGAGGAATTCTTTGAAATGGGTTTCTTACAAACAGAAGAAAGAGTTGGTAATCGACCTAAAGGCCATCTACAAATCTCCATCGGAAGAGATCGCAAAGAAAAGCCTTGATGATTTTTCTGCCAAGTGGGACAGTCAGTATCCGATGATCAGCAAGTCCTGGAGAAGTAATTGGGAATCGGTGATTCCTTTTTTGGCTTACCCACCTAATATTCGTAAGGCGATATACACTACAAACGCTATCGAATCTATGAATATGGGTCTAAGAAAAATTATCAAGAATCGGGGATCCTTTCCTACCGATGAGGCGGCAGTCAAGCTTCTCTATTTAGCGTTGAATAATATGTCTAAAAAATGGACCATGCCGATTCAAGATTGGGGAAAAGCGATGAATCAGTTTTCAATTATTTTCGGAGATCGATTGAAATTAGATTCGTTTTAA
- a CDS encoding tyrosine-type recombinase/integrase produces the protein MSALNKVVELNKYRNKYSRDSKYPVQAEGSYFGKGLADETMKELSKRFSNPSSEMEHRNRCLFLVLSTTGMRAKEVVSLRFSNILKAPSGETLVSYIRKGGRLSYSVISDKVLDSLKAYHNLFDSNSDYFFLSCPGRNRAPRRPLSTRGLQKIVNSWNVKTCAGKLIHVHSLRHSLAQKLMDTGGGLVCSTALKHASMATTRFYIRPFVSIEHYLDWDQD, from the coding sequence ATGTCCGCATTAAATAAGGTAGTAGAATTAAATAAATACCGGAACAAGTATTCAAGGGATTCTAAATATCCAGTACAGGCCGAAGGTTCATACTTTGGAAAGGGACTTGCCGACGAAACAATGAAGGAGCTTTCAAAACGCTTCTCAAATCCAAGTAGTGAAATGGAGCATCGTAACCGTTGTCTATTCTTAGTATTATCAACCACTGGAATGAGAGCCAAGGAAGTTGTGTCTCTTCGATTCAGCAACATTCTGAAGGCTCCATCTGGCGAAACTCTTGTTAGTTATATCAGAAAGGGTGGAAGGTTATCTTACTCAGTCATTTCGGACAAGGTTTTAGATAGTCTAAAGGCTTATCATAATCTATTTGATTCGAATTCAGATTACTTTTTCCTTTCTTGTCCAGGAAGAAATCGCGCTCCTCGGAGACCGTTATCCACAAGGGGATTGCAGAAAATTGTCAACTCTTGGAATGTTAAAACATGTGCAGGAAAGCTAATACATGTTCACTCACTACGTCATTCGCTCGCACAAAAACTAATGGACACAGGAGGAGGACTTGTATGTTCTACAGCGCTTAAGCACGCATCTATGGCCACTACACGCTTTTATATACGCCCATTTGTATCTATTGAACATTATTTAGATTGGGATCAAGATTGA
- a CDS encoding flagellar hook-basal body protein, which translates to MLRGMYTGANGMIIQQTRMDVISNNLANVDKTAFKRDTTVFKTFPELLLHRFDEDGVGKVPMGSFDTAPVVGKLGLGGEVNEVYTRFEQGAMKKTENPFDIMLQDKPGNERPAFFSVMTNRGERLSRSGAFVMDTNGYLVTPQGFPLMGENGAIRVARGNFLIKGNGEVWINGEIGNDPVNGTSIEKNRFETPVFLDKLKIRTVENPRHLDKEGDSFYADTPESGEPVPFELKDEPSILQGYLEASNVSVVTEMVEMIEVNRSYEANQKTVQTQDSLLGKLINEVLR; encoded by the coding sequence ATGTTAAGAGGAATGTATACGGGCGCGAACGGGATGATCATTCAACAGACAAGAATGGATGTGATTTCAAACAATCTTGCAAACGTCGATAAGACCGCATTTAAAAGAGACACGACTGTATTTAAGACGTTCCCCGAACTTCTACTCCATCGTTTCGACGAAGACGGGGTCGGGAAGGTTCCGATGGGTTCCTTTGACACAGCTCCCGTAGTCGGCAAACTCGGATTAGGTGGAGAAGTCAACGAGGTCTATACTCGTTTTGAACAAGGCGCAATGAAAAAAACCGAAAATCCATTTGATATTATGTTACAAGACAAACCCGGCAACGAGCGCCCGGCATTTTTTAGCGTTATGACAAACCGCGGAGAAAGACTTTCCAGAAGCGGAGCCTTTGTGATGGATACAAACGGATATCTCGTAACTCCGCAAGGATTTCCTTTAATGGGAGAGAATGGAGCCATTCGAGTAGCAAGAGGAAATTTCTTAATCAAGGGAAATGGAGAAGTCTGGATCAACGGAGAAATCGGTAACGATCCGGTAAACGGAACCTCTATCGAAAAAAACAGATTCGAAACTCCCGTATTTTTAGATAAACTCAAGATTAGAACCGTAGAAAATCCCCGTCATCTTGACAAAGAAGGAGATTCCTTTTACGCGGATACTCCGGAATCCGGTGAGCCGGTACCGTTTGAACTTAAAGATGAGCCCTCGATTTTGCAAGGATATCTCGAAGCGTCTAACGTAAGTGTAGTGACCGAAATGGTGGAGATGATCGAAGTCAATCGTTCCTATGAAGCCAATCAAAAGACCGTTCAGACACAGGATAGCTTGCTTGGAAAACTAATCAATGAAGTCCTTAGATAA
- a CDS encoding Fur family transcriptional regulator produces the protein MKDSYERSKRILEEAGINVTVQRLQMANLLLSEPQHLTADQVFQLINEHLPNASRATIFNNLKLFAEKGIVNLLELKSGITLYDSNVSNHHHAVDEATGEIYDIDLDSKLQERILVELKKDFEIKTGSSLENCNLLITLKGKKK, from the coding sequence ATGAAGGATTCGTATGAAAGAAGCAAAAGAATTCTGGAAGAAGCCGGGATCAATGTGACGGTTCAACGTTTGCAAATGGCAAATCTGCTCCTTTCTGAGCCTCAACATCTGACTGCGGATCAAGTGTTTCAGTTGATCAACGAACATCTCCCCAATGCTTCGCGCGCGACGATCTTCAACAACTTAAAGTTGTTTGCGGAAAAGGGAATTGTCAATCTGCTCGAACTGAAATCCGGAATCACGCTATATGATTCGAATGTCAGCAATCACCATCACGCGGTCGACGAGGCAACGGGAGAAATCTACGACATCGATTTGGATTCTAAATTGCAGGAAAGAATTCTCGTAGAACTCAAAAAAGATTTTGAAATCAAAACGGGAAGCTCTTTGGAAAACTGCAATCTTTTGATCACTCTAAAAGGAAAGAAAAAATAA
- a CDS encoding ankyrin repeat domain-containing protein, producing MDSTVSSSVFGNGSDSVRTNSRAWEEFRKSMRVKNPCFDFARQGNLEALRKQIYNFQNTEEKNEKGYTLLMLAVYNGQESVTRFLISLGADVNATDPGGNSILMGAAFKGHTRIVEILLQSGADRNYKNSKGQTAFQFSKMFGRREVSELLSSQKESSFLRVLSFFKSWILYFTQCMFKGGKL from the coding sequence ATGGATTCAACGGTTTCAAGTTCGGTTTTTGGGAATGGTTCCGATTCCGTTCGCACCAATTCACGGGCCTGGGAAGAATTTCGTAAAAGCATGCGAGTGAAAAATCCCTGTTTCGACTTCGCGAGACAGGGAAATCTCGAAGCCCTTCGGAAACAAATTTATAATTTTCAAAACACTGAAGAAAAAAATGAGAAGGGTTACACCTTATTGATGTTAGCCGTTTACAACGGCCAGGAATCCGTTACTCGGTTTTTGATCTCTTTGGGAGCGGATGTGAATGCGACGGATCCTGGAGGAAATTCCATTCTGATGGGAGCGGCGTTCAAAGGACATACTAGGATCGTCGAGATTCTTCTTCAATCGGGTGCTGATCGAAATTACAAGAATTCCAAAGGTCAAACCGCATTCCAATTTTCTAAAATGTTCGGTCGCAGAGAAGTCAGCGAACTTCTTTCCTCCCAAAAAGAATCCTCGTTTTTACGAGTCCTATCTTTTTTTAAATCTTGGATTTTATATTTCACTCAATGTATGTTTAAAGGAGGCAAATTATGA